Proteins found in one Candidatus Paceibacterota bacterium genomic segment:
- a CDS encoding type B 50S ribosomal protein L31: MKKDIHPDNHRPVLFVDASNEAQFLISSTVKTVEEGIYKADGKKYPLFRVEITSASHPFYTGLEKSLDSAGRVEKFKARQASSKASPKKATPKTKK, translated from the coding sequence ATGAAAAAAGATATTCATCCAGACAATCACCGACCAGTCCTCTTCGTAGATGCCTCAAACGAAGCTCAGTTTTTAATTTCTTCGACAGTCAAGACTGTTGAGGAGGGTATATACAAAGCAGACGGCAAAAAGTACCCTCTCTTTCGAGTGGAAATCACCAGCGCTTCACACCCTTTTTATACCGGTCTTGAAAAATCTCTCGACAGCGCCGGCCGCGTAGAAAAGTTTAAAGCTCGTCAGGCCAGCAGCAAGGCCAGCCCCAAGAAAGCCACTCCAAAGACAAAAAAATAA
- a CDS encoding PfkB family carbohydrate kinase, with product MKTSEENIEFVAIGDTVIDAFIRLKIARENHNAESGALELCMPFADKIPYDFAEEVPAVGNSANAAVSAARLGLKAALVTDIGGDQHGRECLDRLHKETVDTSLITVHQDLNTNYHYVLWFEKERTILIKHETYPYKLPEIISPKWLYLSSLGENALDYHKQIEQYLIAHPEVNLVFQPGTFQIKLGKEALAEIYKRSKVFFCNVEEAELILGMPNAAHPGTQEKRKAQVKILLEKIAALGPEIVVITDGPDGAYARYVEKNQVGQENTVVSLFVPEYPDPRPAYERTGAGDAFSSTFIVALVLGKDISEALKWGCVNSASVVQQVGAQKGLLNREQLEKFLLEAPQGWSVDNI from the coding sequence ATGAAAACCTCGGAAGAAAACATCGAATTTGTCGCCATCGGAGATACCGTGATTGACGCTTTTATCCGTCTGAAAATTGCCCGCGAAAATCACAATGCTGAATCAGGCGCGCTTGAACTCTGCATGCCTTTTGCAGATAAAATACCCTACGATTTTGCCGAAGAGGTGCCAGCTGTTGGCAACAGCGCCAACGCTGCCGTCTCTGCTGCCCGCCTTGGACTCAAAGCCGCTTTAGTGACAGATATCGGCGGTGATCAGCATGGGCGGGAGTGCCTGGACCGCCTACACAAAGAAACCGTGGACACCAGCCTCATCACGGTCCATCAAGATCTGAATACCAATTATCATTATGTCCTCTGGTTTGAAAAAGAGCGCACTATTTTAATTAAACACGAAACCTACCCCTACAAGCTGCCTGAAATCATTTCTCCAAAATGGCTTTACCTCAGCTCCCTTGGTGAAAATGCTCTAGACTATCACAAGCAAATTGAGCAATACCTCATCGCTCATCCAGAAGTCAATTTGGTTTTTCAACCGGGCACTTTTCAAATAAAACTCGGCAAGGAAGCCCTTGCGGAAATATACAAAAGAAGCAAGGTTTTTTTCTGCAATGTCGAGGAGGCGGAACTGATATTAGGAATGCCCAACGCAGCCCATCCAGGGACGCAAGAAAAGCGTAAGGCTCAGGTAAAAATATTATTGGAAAAAATCGCCGCTCTTGGGCCAGAAATTGTAGTCATCACCGATGGGCCAGACGGAGCGTACGCTCGTTACGTTGAAAAAAATCAAGTGGGCCAGGAAAACACTGTTGTCTCTCTTTTTGTTCCTGAGTATCCAGATCCTCGCCCTGCTTATGAACGCACCGGTGCTGGCGATGCTTTCTCATCTACCTTTATAGTCGCCCTGGTCCTTGGAAAAGACATCTCAGAGGCTTTGAAATGGGGCTGCGTCAACTCAGCCTCAGTCGTACAGCAAGTCGGCGCTCAAAAAGGGCTTCTCAATCGCGAACAATTGGAAAAATTTTTATTGGAGGCACCCCAAGGTTGGTCTGTTGACAATATATAG
- a CDS encoding 50S ribosomal protein L25: MITLNVEKRDTAHKLATLRASGKIPAVFYGRKEPSTSISISKIDFLKAWKEAGESSVITLKGDSDDHEALIHDVDLDPVSGVVRHVDFYILEKGKKVKVHVPLEFIGVAPAVKDLGGSLVKVLHEIEVEAFPKDLPHSLNVDISTLATFESQVLAKEIALPAGVELMTQADEVIALTNAPREEKEEEVVPVDLAAIEVTDQKGKKEEEVPAAE; the protein is encoded by the coding sequence ATGATTACATTAAACGTTGAAAAGCGAGATACCGCTCATAAACTGGCGACTTTGCGCGCTTCGGGCAAAATCCCAGCAGTTTTTTATGGACGTAAAGAGCCGTCAACGTCTATTTCCATCTCCAAAATTGATTTTTTGAAGGCATGGAAAGAGGCTGGCGAATCTTCAGTTATCACTCTCAAAGGTGATAGCGACGACCACGAAGCCCTTATCCACGATGTCGATCTTGACCCTGTATCTGGGGTTGTGCGACATGTTGATTTTTATATCCTTGAAAAAGGCAAAAAAGTCAAAGTGCATGTTCCGCTCGAATTTATCGGCGTGGCTCCAGCCGTCAAGGATCTAGGAGGCTCATTGGTAAAAGTTTTGCACGAAATCGAAGTCGAAGCTTTTCCAAAAGATTTGCCGCACTCATTGAACGTCGATATTTCTACCCTAGCTACATTTGAAAGCCAAGTTTTGGCCAAAGAGATCGCCCTGCCTGCAGGAGTTGAGTTGATGACACAAGCAGATGAAGTGATTGCCTTGACCAACGCTCCTCGCGAAGAAAAAGAAGAGGAAGTCGTCCCAGTTGACCTCGCCGCTATCGAAGTAACAGACCAGAAAGGCAAGAAAGAGGAGGAAGTGCCGGCTGCTGAGTAG
- a CDS encoding prepilin-type N-terminal cleavage/methylation domain-containing protein, which yields MSKIKFGKKSGFTLIELLVVIAIIALLSAVVLVALTSARQRGRDAQRISDIRQLRNALQLYYTTNKTFPTSLAGLVPTYISKLPTDPLGNTGAACRNGSYCYSVDVIPNPTTYHVGVQMEVTTLSNDQNCNSLTGSNCQVSAAYVNNTTSPNKSVPFNGSVSYIYDLIP from the coding sequence ATGTCAAAAATAAAATTTGGAAAAAAATCCGGCTTTACTTTGATTGAACTTTTAGTCGTCATCGCCATCATTGCCCTTTTGTCGGCGGTGGTTTTGGTGGCTTTGACTTCAGCTCGCCAAAGAGGGAGGGATGCCCAGCGTATTTCAGATATTCGTCAGCTTCGCAATGCTCTCCAGCTTTATTACACTACCAATAAAACTTTTCCAACTTCTCTCGCGGGTCTAGTGCCTACTTATATTTCTAAATTGCCGACAGATCCGCTTGGCAACACGGGCGCCGCCTGCCGCAATGGCAGCTATTGCTATTCTGTAGATGTCATACCCAACCCGACCACTTATCATGTTGGAGTCCAGATGGAGGTGACTACACTTTCGAATGATCAAAATTGTAATAGTCTGACCGGCAGCAATTGCCAGGTTTCAGCGGCCTATGTCAACAATACTACCAGTCCAAACAAATCAGTCCCCTTTAATGGTTCCGTTTCTTATATCTACGATCTCATTCCTTAG
- a CDS encoding class II fructose-bisphosphate aldolase has protein sequence MLKVKSLRQYISEASAQKKAIGHFNISNLEGFWAVVRAAQAVSEKVFGEKNKVPVIVGTSEGERDFIGLTQAVALVRSVRDSGQPVFLNADHTYSFERVKEAIDAGYDMAIFDGAKLSIEENITQTKKCVEYARTKSSGFLSKIFWNDPRDILLEGELGYIGQSSKILDAIPEGAMVNAEALTKPSDAVRFIKETGIDLLAPAVGNFHGMLRGGKDPALNIPTVASIYQAVGLPLVLHGASGNSAEDIAKSVENGVAIVHVSTELRVAYTTALKASLAAQPDENTPYKLSIPALNAMQKLVEKKIRIIQRIV, from the coding sequence ATGCTAAAAGTGAAGTCTTTACGCCAGTATATTTCTGAAGCCTCTGCCCAGAAAAAAGCCATTGGCCATTTCAATATTTCCAATCTCGAAGGTTTTTGGGCGGTGGTCAGAGCGGCTCAGGCTGTTTCCGAGAAAGTTTTTGGGGAGAAAAATAAAGTGCCGGTGATTGTGGGGACATCAGAAGGGGAGAGAGACTTCATTGGCCTCACTCAGGCTGTGGCTTTAGTGAGAAGCGTCCGCGACTCCGGGCAGCCAGTCTTTTTAAATGCAGACCACACGTATTCTTTTGAAAGAGTTAAAGAGGCTATTGATGCTGGGTATGATATGGCTATTTTTGATGGGGCCAAACTTTCCATTGAAGAAAACATCACGCAAACAAAAAAGTGTGTCGAGTATGCTCGGACAAAATCCAGCGGTTTTTTGTCAAAAATTTTTTGGAATGACCCGCGTGATATTTTACTCGAAGGAGAGCTCGGCTATATTGGTCAGTCGTCAAAAATTCTAGACGCTATTCCAGAAGGAGCCATGGTCAATGCTGAGGCTTTAACCAAACCTTCCGATGCTGTGCGTTTTATCAAGGAGACAGGGATTGATCTTCTCGCTCCCGCCGTTGGAAATTTTCATGGCATGCTCCGTGGCGGTAAAGACCCCGCCCTCAATATTCCTACCGTCGCTAGCATATACCAAGCCGTCGGTCTTCCGCTCGTTCTCCATGGGGCTTCTGGCAACTCAGCTGAAGACATTGCTAAAAGTGTTGAAAACGGGGTGGCTATTGTGCATGTCAGCACAGAGCTCAGAGTAGCGTATACAACGGCCCTCAAGGCCTCCCTGGCAGCCCAGCCGGATGAAAATACGCCCTACAAGCTCAGTATTCCAGCCCTGAATGCCATGCAGAAGCTGGTTGAGAAGAAAATCCGTATTATTCAGCGAATTGTTTAA